CGCTTAGCTCTTTACTTTTAACATCTAACTTTATATGTGTAAGGTCTTTTCTTGTCATAGACGCTTTTCGGTTTATTTAAATATTAAATTACCATTTAGATTATTCCTGTTCCAGCCTTTCCTGTTCCAGTTTTTCAGCTAATCTTTTTTCTATTATAGGGGTAATTAATGTTTTTCTTGGTTTGATTTTTACAAAAGGGAACAATTCTAAATCATGTTTCATTTTGTCATCTTTATTGGGATATTTATTGGTGCCTAACAAGATTTCTTTTTTTGAATCGAATAATTCCTGTTCTTTATTGGCACTTTCCTGAATTTTCTTCTTGATAATTCCTTCGTTCAAAAGTTTTAGGAATCCACCATTCGCTTCAATATCTTTGAATAATGCCAGACTTTTTTCAGCAAGTTGCATTGTTAAACTTTCTATATAATAGCTTCCGTCGGCAGGATTGTCTACTTTGTCAAAGTAACTTTCGTGTTTTAAAACTAACAACTGGTTACGGGCAATTCGGTCCCCAAATTCATTGTCCTTGTGATACAATGAATCATAAGGTAAATTTGCCACTGCATCTGCACCGCCTAGAATTGCCGACATACATTCGGTTGTGGTGCGAAGCATATTGACATTGTAATCGTAAATCGTTTTGTTTCGTTTTGTTGGCGTTACCAAAAAATGACAGTCTAAATTTGGATTATATTCTGCAGCAATTAATTTAAAAAGCATTCTTAAAGCGCGAAGCTTTGCGATTTCAAAAAAATAGTTGGTTCCAACGGCAATTTGAAAAACAATAGGTTTTGTAAAATCAGGAAAACGATTTAAATATTCATTAGCATGTGCTAAACTGTAAGCGATTTGCTGTGTAATATTGGCTCCGGCGTTTTGGTATAAACCTGAATCAATACTTAGTAAAGAAAGATTTTGAGCTTCCTTTGAAATTTTCTCAAGTGTCTCGAAATTATTTTTATCAGAAGTTAAAAACCAGTTTCCTTCTCGTGCCAAATGACCAATTGGATCTAAATTGCAATAAAAAACTGCTTTTCGAGCAATAGAAATTTGGTTTAATTTTTTAACGAAATCGATTGAGAGAAAGCTTAAATTGAAGTAAACAATTTTATTTTCTAAAGGAATATTTTCCAATAGTTTAGTAATGTCAATATTTTCGTTTTGAATTGTAAAACGTAAACTTTCAGCGCCTCTTTCAAGTGTATTGTTTGCTCTTCGAATCGATTTTTCAATGTCGTGAACAAATATATTC
This is a stretch of genomic DNA from Flavobacterium endoglycinae. It encodes these proteins:
- a CDS encoding methylmalonyl-CoA mutase subunit beta; the protein is MANLFDDFNPISSKQWKQKIQFELDGADYNETVIWNSPEDIQVKPFYHRDEFSKSASVNTQASHFKICQNIFVHDIEKSIRRANNTLERGAESLRFTIQNENIDITKLLENIPLENKIVYFNLSFLSIDFVKKLNQISIARKAVFYCNLDPIGHLAREGNWFLTSDKNNFETLEKISKEAQNLSLLSIDSGLYQNAGANITQQIAYSLAHANEYLNRFPDFTKPIVFQIAVGTNYFFEIAKLRALRMLFKLIAAEYNPNLDCHFLVTPTKRNKTIYDYNVNMLRTTTECMSAILGGADAVANLPYDSLYHKDNEFGDRIARNQLLVLKHESYFDKVDNPADGSYYIESLTMQLAEKSLALFKDIEANGGFLKLLNEGIIKKKIQESANKEQELFDSKKEILLGTNKYPNKDDKMKHDLELFPFVKIKPRKTLITPIIEKRLAEKLEQERLEQE